One segment of Ipomoea triloba cultivar NCNSP0323 chromosome 12, ASM357664v1 DNA contains the following:
- the LOC115998679 gene encoding probable mediator of RNA polymerase II transcription subunit 26c isoform X2 — protein MDLDEFRVILSNSKVDVWTLIHTAIDVASSDYITDFKDRRGGIVEKLFSVPCPNCNTHFIPNQLTNYNINTNVETERENSKSPLTPDPNYHTNDNPDGRGEEDKHEDADPYGGLFDDEQTKILEIKEQLEDPEQSEDSVVELLQSLADMDITFQALKETDIGRHVNRLRKHPSNEVRRLVKQLVRKWKETVDKWVKLNQSEQTSSNLIDGDSPQQNLLKNQQNGHPQVPDFGYSPNPQNGSSCSDPEQKPKSVPRNEAPPRSLQSAPPPSRPPRESTIDMEKLNSARRRLQENYQEAQNAKKQRTIQVMDIHEIPKPKNGFIAKNKGGGYQGRNHR, from the exons ATGGATTTGGATGAATTTCGCGTAATTCTATCCAATTCCAAAGTGGACGTTTGGACGCTCATCCACACCGCCATTGACGTGGCTTCGTCCGACTATATCACCGACTTCAAGGATCGGCGTGGCGGAATTGTGGAGAAGTTGTTTTCCGTCCCCTGCCCCAATTGCAACACTCATTTCATCCCCAACCAACTTACcaattacaatattaatacCAATGTTGAGACTGAGAGGGAGAATAGTAAGAGTCCTTTGACTCCCGACCCGAATTATCACACCAACGATAATCCGGATGGAAGAGGAGAAGAAGACAAACACGAAGACGCGGATCCTTATGGAGGCTTGTTCGATGACGAGCAGACTAAAATTCTCGAGATCAAAGAGCAACTTGAAGATCCGGAACAg TCTGAAGATTCTGTTGTTGAGTTGTTACAAAGTCTTGCTGATATGGATATTACATTTCAAGCTCTCaag GAAACTGATATTGGAAGGCACGTGAATCGATTGAGGAAGCATCCATCTAATGAAGTTAGGAGATTGGTGAAGCAATTAGTTAG aaaatggaaagaaactGTAGATAAGTGGGTGAAGCTCAATCAATCTGAACAAACATCTTCGAATCTCATTG ATGGAGACTCGCCCCAGCAGAACTTactaaaaaatcaacaaaatgGTCATCCTCAG GTACCTGATTTTGGGTATTCTCCAAATCCTCAAA ATGGGAGTTCATGCTCAGATCCAGAACAGAAGCCAAAGTCTGTTCCACGAAATGAAGCACCTCCGAGATCACTTCAATCTGCTCCTCCTCCAAGT AGGCCTCCAAGGGAATCTACCATTGATATGGAAAAGTTAAATTCAGCAAGGAGAAGGCTACAGGAGAACTACCAAGAAGCTCAAAATG CTAAAAAGCAAAGGACAATACAAGTGATGGATATTCACGAGATTCCAAAGCCAAAGAACGGCTTCATTGCCAAGAATAAAGGTGGGGGGTATCAGGGCAGGAATCATCGCTGA
- the LOC115998679 gene encoding probable mediator of RNA polymerase II transcription subunit 26c isoform X1, with translation MDLDEFRVILSNSKVDVWTLIHTAIDVASSDYITDFKDRRGGIVEKLFSVPCPNCNTHFIPNQLTNYNINTNVETERENSKSPLTPDPNYHTNDNPDGRGEEDKHEDADPYGGLFDDEQTKILEIKEQLEDPEQSEDSVVELLQSLADMDITFQALKETDIGRHVNRLRKHPSNEVRRLVKQLVRKWKETVDKWVKLNQSEQTSSNLIADGDSPQQNLLKNQQNGHPQVPDFGYSPNPQNGSSCSDPEQKPKSVPRNEAPPRSLQSAPPPSRPPRESTIDMEKLNSARRRLQENYQEAQNAKKQRTIQVMDIHEIPKPKNGFIAKNKGGGYQGRNHR, from the exons ATGGATTTGGATGAATTTCGCGTAATTCTATCCAATTCCAAAGTGGACGTTTGGACGCTCATCCACACCGCCATTGACGTGGCTTCGTCCGACTATATCACCGACTTCAAGGATCGGCGTGGCGGAATTGTGGAGAAGTTGTTTTCCGTCCCCTGCCCCAATTGCAACACTCATTTCATCCCCAACCAACTTACcaattacaatattaatacCAATGTTGAGACTGAGAGGGAGAATAGTAAGAGTCCTTTGACTCCCGACCCGAATTATCACACCAACGATAATCCGGATGGAAGAGGAGAAGAAGACAAACACGAAGACGCGGATCCTTATGGAGGCTTGTTCGATGACGAGCAGACTAAAATTCTCGAGATCAAAGAGCAACTTGAAGATCCGGAACAg TCTGAAGATTCTGTTGTTGAGTTGTTACAAAGTCTTGCTGATATGGATATTACATTTCAAGCTCTCaag GAAACTGATATTGGAAGGCACGTGAATCGATTGAGGAAGCATCCATCTAATGAAGTTAGGAGATTGGTGAAGCAATTAGTTAG aaaatggaaagaaactGTAGATAAGTGGGTGAAGCTCAATCAATCTGAACAAACATCTTCGAATCTCATTG CAGATGGAGACTCGCCCCAGCAGAACTTactaaaaaatcaacaaaatgGTCATCCTCAG GTACCTGATTTTGGGTATTCTCCAAATCCTCAAA ATGGGAGTTCATGCTCAGATCCAGAACAGAAGCCAAAGTCTGTTCCACGAAATGAAGCACCTCCGAGATCACTTCAATCTGCTCCTCCTCCAAGT AGGCCTCCAAGGGAATCTACCATTGATATGGAAAAGTTAAATTCAGCAAGGAGAAGGCTACAGGAGAACTACCAAGAAGCTCAAAATG CTAAAAAGCAAAGGACAATACAAGTGATGGATATTCACGAGATTCCAAAGCCAAAGAACGGCTTCATTGCCAAGAATAAAGGTGGGGGGTATCAGGGCAGGAATCATCGCTGA
- the LOC116000458 gene encoding uncharacterized protein LOC116000458, producing the protein MKPLFPRPVFTLFLYTTTKPPCYKLFQLSHFSAASHNHPSYHSRRHEEDGRNVKVSVWWDFENCSLPPAVNVFKVAHSITAAIRANGIKGPIQITAFGDILHLPRPNQEALSSTGINLTHIPNGGKSSADRSLLVDLMYWVSQNPPPAHLFLITGDCEFAGILHRLRMNNYNILLASPENASVALFSAASIMWQWNALLRGDDLTGKHFNHPPDGPYASWYGHYKAPLEDPFASTVDHQNSPHTDSDLSDSTSDPKPRPIPKPVTKYIRHILASNPKGLFITDLRAELGKSNLSIDKDFYGYKKFSRFLLAMPHVLKLQSGSGGQLLVQSVAPKSSEQNECSSGITAVEPSAAIVGQPDSIAVRKMNGTKSSCSGSPSKMSSSTSCSGPKVETPPAKLQESQKVQELTTKLLSKEQQLAQSTQDPTSGIQVPQGELPPSSIQITETKATGSQINTAEDKSSVPKQGLFKRLWKKWFGSKKEYDANEKNCSSSDKIPAERTTINESDAKLASQSEHSKGLDPFPSGDEEKVDEKNSVSSQAIIEKSSSQSGFFNKIKNWCRPSESLSPLNNSDFESDEKVTQNKPGSGTHKNFSEDSFWKDMEAFLHTEQGSTLVLQSRTRLQLAQNLQQCGPSSLRSLCENDLLHLVDLFISDKKWVEERIQRTFPFKVSRSAVKAVKNASHSSTGLSSIFLHAELPTKLQEKDGEKKHQNPPHSGVSQPVTQGQGNSFGKSRNEVLVDCQKLVQEIVRVHPEGYNLGSFRKLFLENYGYSLDLQKLGYQKLVNLLQIMPGIRIESNYMIPSGKDVNSAANELFTKESCVGDSVATSDSELVDASRKVDDVDSPWAELGPISKMTTLKKDEMEVGSSSRMDYEPLSDDDFSDMDEESLSVSSSTKRESAKPREKEESSLMQILDSWYSRKEESSGNGASKNVDGMDKCCKDDAKQSASSESVSIKSDSLVVNTGKRSKPSKPYSFVSDQPQDHKDELIDGILSSLNKSGQQSVEPKTQASPSFNG; encoded by the exons ATGAAACCCCTTTTCCCCAGACCCGTTTTCACCCTATTTCTATACACAACCACAAAGCCCCCTTGCTATAAGCTTTTCCAACTCTCCCATTTTTCCGCCGCCTCCCATAACCACCCTTCCTACCACTCTCGCCGACATGAGGAGGATGGGCGGAACGTTAAGGTCTCCGTTTGGTGGGATTTCGAGAATTGTAGCTTGCCGCCCGCCGTCAATGTCTTTAAGGTCGCCCATAGCATCACTGCCGCCATTAGGGCCAATGGGATCAAAGGTCCCATCCAAATCACCGCATTTGGAGACATTCTCCACCTCCCGCGCCCCAATCAGGAGGCACTTTCTTCCACCGGGATCAATCTCACTCACATTCCAAACG GTGGAAAGAGTAGTGCCGATAGATCTCTTCTTGTAGATCTTATGTATTGGGTTTCCCAAAATCCTCCACCTGCACACCTTTTCTTAATCACTGGTGATTGTGAATTTGCTGGTATTTTACACCGCCTAAGAATGAACAACTATAATATCTTGCTTGCCAGCCCAGAAAATGCTTCTGTTGCACTCTTTAGTGCTGCTAGTATCATGTGGCAATGGAATGCTTTACTCAGAGGGGATGACCTTACAGGAAAGCATTTTAATCATCCCCCAGATGGTCCTTATGCTTCTTGGTATGGCCATTACAAGGCACCTCTTGAAGACCCTTTTGCTTCTACTGTGGACCACCAAAATTCTCCCCATACTGATTCTGACCTCTCTGATTCTACTTCAGATCCAAAACCTCGCCCAATCCCAAAGCCTGTTACCAAGTATATTCGTCATATCTTGGCCTCAAACCCCAAAGGACTCTTCATTACTGATCTTCGTGCAGAATTGGGAAAAAGCAATTTGAGTATTGATAAAGACTTCTATGGATATAAAAAGTTTTCCCGTTTTCTCTTAGCAATGCCACATGTATTAAAGCTTCAATCAGGAAGTGGTGGTCAATTGCTGGTTCAAAGTGTTGCTCCTAAATCATCTGAACAAAATGAGTGCAGTTCTGGCATTACTGCGGTGGAGCCCTCTGCTGCTATTGTAGGACAACCTGACAGTATTGCTGTTCGTAAAATGAACGGCACCAAGAGTTCTTGTTCTGGTAGCCCAAGCAAGATGTCATCATCAACTTCATGCtctggaccaaaagtggaaactCCACCAGCAAAATTGCAGGAATCACAAAAAGTGCAAGAGCTCACAACAAAACTCTTGTCAAAAGAACAACAGTTGGCACAAAGTACACAAGATCCCACAAGTGGAATACAAGTGCCACAAGGGGAGCTACCACCTTCAAGCATACAGATTACAGAGACTAAAGCAACTGGGAGCCAAATAAATACTGCAGAGGATAAAAGTTCTGTACCCAAACAGGGGCTTTTTAAGAGATTATGGAAAAAGTGGTTTGGGAGTAAAAAGGAGTATGATGCCAATGAGAAAAACTGTAGCAGCTCTGATAAGATACCTGCTGAGCGAACAACAATCAATGAGTCTGATGCCAAATTAGCAAGTCAGTCTGAACACTCCAAAGGCTTAGATCCTTTCCCTTCTGGAGACGAAGAAAAGGTGGATGAAAAAAACAGTGTGAGTTCTCAAGCCATTATAGAAAAATCCAGCAGCCAGTCTGGATTTTTTAACAAGATTAAGAATTGGTGTAGACCTTCGGAAAGTCTGTCTCCCCTAAATAATTCAGATTTTGAATCTGATGAGAAAGTCACTCAGAATAAACCAGGTTCTGGGACACACAAGAATTTTTCAGAGGATTCATTTTGGAAGGATATGGAGGCTTTCCTGCATACAGAACAAGGTTCTACTCTTGTTTTACAGTCAAGGACTAG GTTGCAGTTGGCACAGAATCTTCAACAGTGTGGTCCTTCGTCTCTCAGATCTCTTTGTGAAAATGATCTTCTTCATCTGGTAGATTTGTTTATTTCAGATAAGAAATGGGTGGAAGAACGCATTCAAAGAACCTTCCCTTTCAAAGTATCTCGGTCTGCTGTAAAAGCAGTGAAAAATGCTTCTCACAGCTCAACTGGGTTGAGCAGTATCTTTCTACATGCTGAGCTTCCAACAAAGTTGCAAGAAAAGGATGGAGAGAAGAAACACCAAAATCCTCCACATTCAGGAGTGTCTCAACCTGTCACCCAGGGCCAGGGGAACTCCTTTGGGAAGTCTAGAAATGAGGTACTTGTTGACTGTCAGAAGCTTGTGCAGGAGATTGTGAGGGTACATCCAGAAGGGTACAATTTGGGATCTTTCAGGAAGCTTTTCCTTGAAAATTATGGCTATTCACTGGATTTACAGAAGCTTGGCTATCAAAAGTTGGTAAATCTTCTTCAGATAATGCCTGGGATAAGAATAGAGTCAAATTATATGATTCCATCTGGTAAAGATGTAAATAGTGCGGCCAATGAGTTGTTTACTAAAGAAAGTTGTGTTGGAGATAGTGTAGCTACTTCTGACAGTGAACTAGTGGATGCTTCAAGGAAGGTTGATGATGTTGACTCTCCATGGGCAGAGCTAGGACCAATTTCAAAGATGACAACCCTGAAGAAGGATGAGATGGAAGTGGGGTCAAGTAGCAGAATGGATTATGAACCGTTGTCTGATGATGATTTTTCAGACATGGATGAAGAGAGCTTGAGCGTATCCTCCTCCACAAAACGAGAAAGTGCAAAACCCAGAGAAAAGGAAGAGAGCTCTTTGATGCAGATCCTTGATTCGTGGTACAGCAGGAAGGAAGAAAGCAGTGGAAATGGTGCATCAAAGAATGTTGATGGGATGGACAAATGCTGCAAAGATGATGCAAAGCAATCTGCTTCTTCAGAGTCTGTGAGCATCAAAAGTGATAGTCTTGTAGTAAACACTGGAAAGAGGAGCAAACCATCAAAGCCCTATTCATTTGTCTCAGATCAACCTCAAGATCACAAAGATGAGTTGATTGATGGCATATTGAGTAGTTTAAACAAGTCAGGGCAGCAATCAGTTGAGCCGAAAACACAGGCAAGTCCTTCCTTTAATGGGTAG
- the LOC115998678 gene encoding trihelix transcription factor GT-2-like translates to MLETPVLLQNSSDEGGGAAAAELKKNNEGGGEWNSGGNRWPHEETLALLNIRSQMELAFRDSSSSHKVPLWDEVSRKMGELGYHRNAKKCKEKFENIYKYHKRTKEGRSGRRQNAKNYRFFQQLELFDSHHSLLPSPTSHQIQIQNTLEKPTLVSPATPLTMLKPTTSLSQDDLRIQQPCHTRGDFSLDVNFTSTSATSSSSGKESQGIAKRKRKLGDYFDKLMKEVLEKQEGLHSKFLEAIEKCDKDRMAREEAWKRQEMERLKREQESLAQERAIAAAKDAAIIAFLQKITQQPIPIPVPLPTNPTPISPKCVENQESVLEKNIGDGSEEDVVDKGNDMQENVAERSSIEKREKSGCGESNSVQTSSSRWPREEVEALIRVRRNLDLQYQDSGSKGPLWEEISAGMKKLGYDRSAKRCKEKWENINKYYRRVKETQKKRPEDSKTCPYFHLLDSLYQSKSRRVEHRGSDVPKSKGEMLVQIMRQNQAEEEEEEEEATGKEDGERPSVDQNEENDDE, encoded by the exons ATGCTGGAAACTCCAGTGTTGTTGCAAAATTCAAGCGATGAAGGAGGAGGTGCTGCTGCTGCGGAGCTGAAGAAGAATAATGAAGGCGGAGGTGAGTGGAATTCAGGTGGGAACAGGTGGCCCCATGAGGAAACACTGGCTTTGCTCAACATAAGGTCTCAAATGGAGCTTGCATTTCGTGACTCCTCCTCCTCTCACAAAGTCCCTCTATGGGATGAAGTCTCCAG GAAAATGGGGGAACTTGGGTATCATCGAAATGCCAAGAAGTGCAAAGAGAAATTCGAGAACATCTACAAGTATCACAAGAGAACAAAGGAAGGCCGATCTGGTAGACGACAAAATGCCAAAAATTACAGATTCTTCCAGCAGTTGGAGCTTTTTGACTCCCACCACTCTTTACTTCCATCCCCAACCTCCCATCAAATCCAAATCCAAAATACCCTGGAAAAACCAACCTTGGTATCTCCTGCAACACCCCTCACAATGTTAAAACCCACCACAAGCTTAAGCCAAGATGATCTCAGAATACAGCAGCCTTGCCATACTCGAGGAGACTTCAGTTTGGACGTCAATTTCACCTCCACATCCGCCACCTCTTCTTCGTCAGGGAAAGAATCTCAAGGGATTGCTAAGAGGAAGAGGAAGTTGGGTGATTATTTTGACAAGTTGATGAAGGAAGTGCTAGAGAAGCAAGAGGGTTTACATAGCAAGTTCCTTGAAGCAATAGAGAAATGTGACAAGGATCGGATGGCAAGAGAAGAAGCGTGGAAGAGGCAAGAGATGGAAAGACTGAAGAGAGAACAAGAGTCATTAGCTCAGGAAAGAGCCATTGCTGCAGCAAAGGATGCAGCTATTATTGCCTTTCTGCAGAAGATAACACAGCAACCTATCCCTATCCCTGTACCATTGCCAACGAACCCGACCCCCATATCTCCTAAGTGTGTTGAGAACCAAGAAAGTGTGTTAGAGAAAAATATTGGAGATGGCAGCGAAGAAGATGTGGTGGACAAAGGAAATGACATGCAAGAGAATGTTGCTGAGAGAAGTAGTAttgaaaagagagagaagagtGGTTGTGGTGAGAGTAATTCTGTGCAGACAAGCTCTTCACGGTGGCCTAGAGAAGAAGTGGAAGCTTTAATTAGAGTTCGGAGAAATCTTGACTTGCAATACCAAGATAGTGGATCAAAAGGGCCATTGTGGGAGGAGATATCAGCAGGTATGAAGAAGCTTGGATATGACAGAAGTGCGAAAAGGTGTAAAGAGAAGTGGGAGAACATAAACAAGTACTATCGGAGAGTAAAAGAAACACAAAAGAAAAGGCCTGAAGATTCAAAGACGTGCCCTTACTTCCACTTGCTGGATTCTCTGTATCAAAGCAAGTCCAGGAGGGTAGAACATAGAGGTTCAGATGTTCCTAAATCCAAGGGAGAAATGCTGGTGCAAATAATGAGGCAAAACCaagcggaggaggaggaggaggaggaggaggcaaCAGGAAAAGAAGATGGCGAAAGACCAAGTGTGGatcaaaatgaagaaaatgatgatgAGTAG